The following proteins are encoded in a genomic region of Nitratireductor sp. GISD-1A_MAKvit:
- a CDS encoding ABC transporter permease subunit has product MARLFSFLAARFVIAVPYLWLLVFFLAPFLIVFKISLSELALAMPPYRPVFDLAAGLYALFEKIGALSFSNYLWLLDDPLYINAYLSSIWIAGVSTLITLAVGYPIAYGMARAPASIRPTLLMLVILPFWTSFLIRVYAWIGILKPEGLLNQFLMFLGLIDEPLVILNTTTAIYIGIVYSYLPFMVLPLYSTLEKMDGSLIEAARDLGCPPTAAFWKVTFPMSLPGVVAGCMLVFIPAVGEFVIPDLLGGSRTLMIGKTLWTEFFNNRDWPVSSAVAVVLLLILIVPIMLFQRSQARSREAGN; this is encoded by the coding sequence ATGGCGCGATTATTCTCTTTCCTTGCGGCACGCTTCGTCATCGCCGTACCGTATTTATGGCTGCTCGTCTTTTTCCTTGCGCCGTTCCTGATCGTCTTCAAGATCTCGCTTTCGGAACTGGCGCTGGCCATGCCGCCCTATCGTCCGGTTTTCGACCTGGCCGCCGGATTATACGCGCTTTTCGAGAAGATTGGGGCCCTCTCGTTCAGCAACTATCTGTGGCTTCTGGACGATCCGCTCTACATCAACGCCTATCTCTCCAGCATCTGGATCGCCGGTGTCTCGACACTCATCACACTGGCCGTTGGCTATCCCATCGCCTATGGGATGGCGCGCGCGCCAGCATCAATCCGGCCGACGCTCCTGATGCTTGTCATTCTGCCGTTCTGGACGAGCTTCCTGATCCGCGTTTATGCGTGGATCGGTATCCTGAAACCGGAAGGGCTGCTCAATCAGTTCCTGATGTTCCTTGGCCTGATCGATGAACCGCTCGTCATCCTGAACACCACGACCGCCATCTATATTGGCATCGTCTATTCCTATCTGCCATTCATGGTGCTTCCGCTCTATTCGACGCTGGAGAAGATGGATGGCTCGTTGATCGAGGCCGCGCGCGACCTTGGCTGCCCGCCCACGGCCGCGTTCTGGAAGGTAACCTTTCCCATGTCGCTGCCGGGCGTGGTGGCTGGCTGCATGCTGGTGTTCATTCCGGCGGTTGGCGAGTTCGTCATTCCGGATCTGCTCGGCGGCTCGCGCACGCTGATGATCGGCAAGACGCTCTGGACCGAGTTCTTCAACAACCGGGACTGGCCGGTGTCCTCCGCCGTCGCGGTGGTGCTGCTTTTGATCCTGATTGTGCCGATCATGCTTTTCCAGCGCTCGCAGGCGCGCTCACGCGAGGCGGGGAATTAG
- a CDS encoding ABC transporter ATP-binding protein, with the protein MKSLGSTRRSFAPWADPQAKPYISFENVTKTFGDFTAVDDLSLNIYEREFFALLGASGCGKTTLLRMLAGFEQPTSGRIFLDGQDLSGIPPHRRPVNMMFQSYALFPHMSVEKNIAFGLKQDRMPADEIADRVAAMLKLVKLEPFARRKPHQLSGGQRQRVALARSLAKRPKLLLLDEPLGALDKKLREETQFELIDLQYDLGLTFMVVTHDQEEAMTMADRIAVMDRGNVIQVATPAEIYEAPNSRFVADFVGSINMFEGTVTASDREGARIVDATGFELSVINGAGAEKGANVWFAVRPEKIDISRSRPEGAVNAVEGEVWDIAYLGDMTIHHVKLDDGRIVKASSINRRRAVDDVLTWHDRAWISFPADAGVVLTR; encoded by the coding sequence ATGAAGTCGCTCGGCAGCACACGTCGCAGCTTTGCGCCCTGGGCCGATCCCCAGGCGAAGCCGTATATCTCGTTTGAGAATGTCACCAAGACGTTCGGTGACTTCACGGCGGTCGATGACCTGTCCCTAAACATTTATGAGCGCGAGTTCTTCGCGCTCCTTGGCGCTTCGGGCTGCGGAAAGACCACGCTTTTGCGCATGCTGGCGGGTTTCGAGCAGCCCACCTCCGGGCGCATTTTCCTCGACGGGCAGGATCTTTCCGGCATCCCCCCGCACAGGCGGCCGGTCAACATGATGTTCCAGTCCTATGCGCTCTTCCCACACATGTCGGTTGAAAAGAACATCGCCTTCGGCCTGAAGCAGGATCGCATGCCGGCCGACGAGATCGCCGACCGGGTGGCTGCCATGCTGAAGCTGGTGAAGCTCGAACCCTTTGCCAGGCGCAAGCCGCATCAGCTGTCGGGCGGCCAGCGTCAGCGTGTGGCGCTCGCCCGCTCGCTCGCCAAGCGGCCGAAGCTTCTGTTGCTGGACGAGCCGCTGGGTGCACTCGACAAGAAGCTGCGCGAAGAGACCCAGTTCGAACTGATCGACCTGCAATACGATCTGGGCCTCACCTTCATGGTCGTTACACACGATCAGGAAGAGGCCATGACCATGGCCGACCGCATTGCGGTGATGGACAGGGGCAATGTCATTCAGGTGGCAACACCGGCGGAGATCTACGAGGCGCCGAACTCGCGTTTCGTTGCCGATTTCGTCGGCTCCATCAACATGTTCGAGGGAACGGTTACGGCATCCGACAGGGAGGGCGCGCGCATAGTCGATGCAACCGGGTTCGAACTTTCGGTGATCAATGGCGCAGGTGCCGAAAAAGGTGCGAATGTGTGGTTCGCCGTCCGCCCGGAGAAGATCGACATTTCCCGTAGCCGGCCGGAAGGCGCGGTCAACGCGGTCGAGGGCGAGGTCTGGGACATCGCCTATCTGGGCGATATGACCATTCACCATGTAAAGCTCGATGACGGTCGCATCGTGAAGGCAAGCAGCATCAACCGGCGTCGCGCGGTGGACGATGTGCTCACATGGCATGACCGTGCCTGGATCTCTTTCCCGGCAGACGCCGGCGTCGTGCTGACGCGGTAA
- a CDS encoding polyamine ABC transporter substrate-binding protein encodes MLRKTLLASCVSLAALSVSTAANAQDRVVNVYNWSDYIDESILADFTEETGIKVVYDVYDSNELLETKLLAGGSGYDVVVPSGEFLGRQISADVFQKLDKDKLPNISNMWDMINDRVAVYDPGNEYSINYMWGTTGVGYNVGKAEEILGTPKIDTWDVMFTPELAAKFKDCGIYMLDSASEVVRSALIYLGLDPNSPSSDDLAKAEELLLSVRPYVRKFHSSEYINGLANGDICLALGYSGDVFQARDRAAEADQGVTVGYAIPKEGALLWFDQMAIPADAKNVDEAHEFLNYIMRPDVIAKASNYVVYANGNKAAQAEMDEEVVGDPAVYPDEATMDKLQAPLPYDMRTQRQVTRMWTKVVTGQ; translated from the coding sequence ATGCTGCGTAAAACCCTACTTGCTTCCTGTGTTTCGCTTGCCGCGCTTTCGGTTTCGACGGCGGCAAATGCTCAGGATCGCGTCGTCAATGTCTACAACTGGTCGGACTATATCGACGAGTCGATCCTGGCGGACTTCACCGAGGAAACAGGCATCAAGGTTGTCTATGACGTCTACGATTCCAACGAACTTCTCGAGACCAAGCTGCTGGCGGGCGGTTCGGGCTATGATGTGGTGGTGCCCTCAGGCGAGTTTCTTGGCCGGCAGATCAGTGCGGACGTGTTCCAGAAGCTCGACAAGGACAAGCTGCCCAACATCTCCAACATGTGGGACATGATCAACGACCGCGTCGCTGTCTATGATCCGGGCAATGAATACTCCATCAATTACATGTGGGGCACGACCGGTGTCGGCTACAATGTCGGCAAGGCCGAAGAGATTCTCGGCACCCCGAAAATCGATACCTGGGACGTGATGTTCACGCCGGAACTGGCAGCGAAGTTCAAGGATTGCGGCATCTACATGCTGGATTCGGCCAGTGAGGTGGTGCGTTCAGCACTCATCTATCTGGGTCTCGATCCCAATTCGCCGTCTTCGGATGATCTTGCCAAGGCGGAAGAACTGCTTCTTTCCGTGCGTCCTTACGTGCGCAAGTTCCATTCTTCCGAATACATCAATGGCCTGGCCAATGGCGACATCTGCCTGGCGCTTGGCTATTCGGGCGATGTTTTTCAGGCGCGCGACCGTGCGGCGGAAGCCGATCAGGGCGTAACCGTCGGCTATGCGATCCCCAAGGAAGGCGCTCTTCTCTGGTTTGACCAGATGGCAATCCCGGCTGACGCAAAGAATGTTGATGAGGCACACGAATTCCTCAATTACATCATGCGTCCGGATGTGATCGCCAAGGCGTCGAACTATGTCGTGTACGCCAATGGCAACAAGGCGGCGCAGGCGGAGATGGACGAAGAGGTGGTCGGTGACCCGGCAGTCTATCCCGACGAGGCGACCATGGACAAGCTGCAGGCCCCGCTTCCCTACGACATGCGCACGCAGCGCCAGGTGACGCGCATGTGGACCAAGGTGGTGACGGGCCAGTAG
- a CDS encoding glutamine synthetase family protein yields MNRPETNIDPDVNPSSSVSPASATEISAKAEPDCGRFISPDHEAEYRAFVEQHPDLEAVEFLIVDPNGIIRGKWAPGDSLKKAFQEGVNFPMSLHGLDVWGREVEETGLHIETGDKDGYCRATRGSLAIVPWARRKTAQVLLQTFTPEGEPFMADSRQVLKHKVAEANAKGFFPVAAFELEFYLLDPEKQDPAGMPTPLGAGEGPDRLRMYGLDDLAENAALFDMIRDAADAQNLPIDTIIKEAAPGQFEVNLKHRADPLRAADDVILLRRIVMGCAREHGLTATFMAKPFIDHAGNGMHVHTSMLDAEGQNVFAGETGRERLLSAVAGLIDTMPESLILYINTWNGFRRITPGSYAPTHAVWAENNRSVALRIPVSTEENRRVEHRISGADANPYLVMAAIIQGMIEGMEAGAQPPPPVEGSAYDERADIGRELPDDMDDALQLASRSRFIYRALGPLLAKVYRDLKRAEIIAFWSEITPLERTTYL; encoded by the coding sequence TTGAACCGCCCCGAAACGAATATCGACCCCGACGTTAACCCCAGTTCCAGTGTATCGCCAGCATCCGCCACGGAAATTTCAGCAAAAGCCGAGCCCGATTGCGGTCGCTTCATCTCGCCCGATCACGAGGCCGAATACCGCGCCTTTGTCGAGCAGCATCCGGATCTGGAGGCGGTCGAGTTTCTCATCGTCGATCCCAACGGCATCATCCGCGGCAAATGGGCACCGGGCGACAGCCTCAAAAAGGCGTTTCAGGAAGGCGTGAACTTTCCCATGTCGCTGCACGGCCTCGATGTATGGGGGCGCGAGGTGGAAGAAACGGGACTTCACATCGAAACCGGCGACAAGGACGGCTATTGCCGGGCAACGCGCGGCTCACTTGCGATCGTCCCGTGGGCCCGGCGCAAGACCGCGCAGGTTCTGCTCCAGACCTTCACGCCGGAGGGCGAGCCGTTCATGGCGGATTCGCGCCAGGTGCTGAAGCACAAGGTGGCGGAAGCAAATGCGAAAGGGTTCTTTCCGGTCGCCGCGTTTGAGCTGGAGTTCTATCTGCTCGATCCTGAAAAGCAGGATCCCGCCGGCATGCCAACGCCACTTGGCGCGGGCGAGGGGCCGGACCGGCTGCGCATGTACGGGCTCGACGACCTGGCGGAAAACGCGGCACTCTTCGACATGATCCGCGACGCGGCGGACGCACAGAACCTGCCAATCGACACGATCATCAAGGAGGCAGCTCCAGGCCAGTTCGAGGTCAATCTGAAACACCGGGCAGATCCCTTGCGGGCGGCGGATGATGTCATCCTTCTGCGTCGCATCGTGATGGGCTGCGCGCGCGAGCACGGGCTCACTGCCACCTTTATGGCCAAACCCTTCATCGACCATGCAGGCAACGGCATGCATGTGCATACATCCATGCTTGATGCAGAGGGGCAAAACGTGTTTGCCGGCGAGACGGGCCGTGAACGTTTGCTGTCGGCGGTGGCCGGTCTCATCGACACCATGCCCGAATCGCTCATCCTCTACATCAACACCTGGAACGGTTTCCGTCGCATCACACCGGGCTCCTATGCGCCCACCCATGCGGTCTGGGCGGAAAACAACCGATCGGTGGCGCTGCGGATTCCGGTTTCGACCGAGGAAAACCGGCGCGTCGAGCACAGAATTTCCGGCGCGGATGCCAATCCGTATCTCGTGATGGCGGCAATCATCCAGGGGATGATCGAGGGGATGGAAGCGGGCGCGCAGCCTCCACCGCCGGTGGAAGGCAGTGCCTATGACGAACGAGCGGATATCGGGAGAGAGCTGCCGGATGACATGGATGATGCGCTTCAGCTTGCTTCAAGGAGCCGCTTCATCTACCGGGCGCTCGGCCCGCTCCTCGCGAAGGTCTATCGCGATCTGAAACGCGCGGAAATCATCGCCTTCTGGAGCGAGATCACGCCGCTGGAGCGCACCACTTATCTTTGA
- a CDS encoding NADPH:quinone reductase produces MRAAWYERNGTAQDVLEVGELPTPTPGPGEVRVRLAVSGVNPSDVKARAGRPLNADRVIPHSDGAGEIDAVGPGVDHGRVGQRVWVWNGQWRRAFGTAAETIVLPEAQAVALPANIDFAAGACLGIPAMTAVHAVNLFGDVTGKTLLVTGAGSSVGHYATQVAKARGARVIATASPARSAPARAAGADFVVDYKAKDVAAKVKELTAGKGVDGMIDMDLYSSTTLISNGALAPHGKIVCYGSSRQGDVPVSFPTLLWNSLTLQVFVVYELRSPERQTAISQLNAMLEKNALKHSIGKRFALRDIVSAHQAVERGDVVGNVVLDIG; encoded by the coding sequence ATGAGAGCGGCATGGTATGAGCGCAACGGCACGGCGCAGGACGTGCTCGAAGTGGGCGAGCTTCCCACGCCCACACCCGGCCCGGGCGAAGTGCGCGTGCGCCTTGCCGTCTCCGGCGTGAACCCTTCGGACGTGAAGGCCCGGGCAGGCCGTCCGCTCAATGCCGATCGTGTCATTCCGCACAGCGACGGGGCCGGCGAGATCGACGCCGTGGGCCCCGGAGTTGACCATGGCCGCGTCGGCCAGCGTGTCTGGGTCTGGAACGGCCAGTGGCGTCGCGCTTTCGGCACCGCTGCCGAGACAATCGTGTTGCCCGAGGCGCAGGCTGTTGCACTGCCGGCCAATATAGACTTCGCAGCCGGCGCCTGCCTCGGCATCCCTGCGATGACGGCCGTACACGCCGTCAACCTGTTCGGCGACGTGACCGGCAAGACCCTTCTCGTGACAGGAGCCGGCTCGTCGGTCGGACATTATGCAACCCAGGTCGCCAAAGCGCGTGGAGCCCGGGTTATTGCCACTGCATCGCCGGCCCGCTCTGCGCCCGCGCGCGCGGCAGGCGCGGATTTCGTGGTTGATTACAAGGCCAAGGATGTCGCCGCAAAGGTGAAAGAACTCACTGCCGGCAAGGGCGTGGACGGAATGATCGACATGGATCTCTATTCCAGCACGACCCTGATCTCCAACGGAGCACTGGCCCCTCACGGAAAGATCGTCTGCTACGGCTCAAGCAGGCAGGGCGACGTGCCGGTCTCGTTCCCCACACTCTTATGGAACAGTCTCACCTTACAGGTTTTTGTCGTCTACGAGTTACGAAGCCCGGAACGCCAAACCGCCATCTCCCAGCTCAATGCCATGCTGGAAAAGAACGCACTCAAACATTCCATCGGAAAACGCTTCGCCCTGCGTGACATCGTGAGCGCCCATCAAGCCGTGGAGCGCGGCGATGTTGTCGGCAATGTCGTGCTCGATATTGGCTGA
- a CDS encoding short-chain fatty acyl-CoA regulator family protein, whose translation MANQKIFAGPRIRRIRTAKGLTQTAMAEGLGISPSYLNLIERNQRPLTVSLILKLASVYKVDPDELQGEAGLSLAALREVFSDPLLAGELPGEQELVDVSEAAPNAAAALVKLYRAYREQTDRMSDLSELLAREGRTTAISATRLPSDEVRETFERHANHFASLEEEAESFHKLIGPGDDLSGAVRRWLKQEHGIVVRLLPVATMPNWRRRYDRHSHRLFISERLSPADQLREIAMEACLLRMSVAIAAEIEALKLSSNEARRLARFELGRYAAHALMMPYQAFLSAAERARYDVDVLKSRFGVSFEQAANRLTTLGRPGASGVPFFMLEVDHAGNRFRKAGAVGFPQARFGGGCPKLAVHAAFAQPGQVLVEAVEMPDGAEFLTIARTLEGPQGAFAERPRRTALLLGCDLGFRESVVYGDALPGAPGKAGAAPTHALTPVGPACRLCERAGCLARAEPPVTRPLGLDEMVTGLSAFDFQ comes from the coding sequence ATGGCCAACCAGAAGATATTCGCCGGGCCGCGCATCAGGCGCATTCGAACCGCCAAGGGGCTCACCCAGACAGCCATGGCGGAGGGACTTGGCATCTCGCCGTCCTATCTGAACCTGATCGAGCGCAACCAGCGGCCGCTTACCGTTTCGCTCATCCTCAAGCTCGCATCCGTCTACAAGGTCGATCCGGATGAATTGCAGGGCGAGGCAGGGCTTTCACTTGCCGCGCTGCGCGAGGTGTTTTCCGATCCGCTTCTGGCCGGTGAACTGCCGGGCGAGCAGGAGCTTGTGGATGTCTCCGAGGCCGCGCCCAACGCTGCAGCCGCGCTCGTCAAGCTCTACCGTGCCTATCGCGAGCAGACGGATCGCATGTCGGACCTGTCTGAGCTGCTTGCGCGGGAAGGGCGCACTACGGCCATTTCTGCAACGCGTCTGCCGAGCGACGAGGTTCGCGAGACATTCGAGCGCCATGCAAACCATTTCGCCTCTCTCGAAGAAGAGGCGGAAAGCTTCCACAAGCTGATTGGACCGGGCGACGATCTGTCCGGTGCCGTTCGACGCTGGCTGAAGCAGGAGCACGGCATCGTGGTGCGTCTGCTCCCGGTAGCGACCATGCCGAACTGGCGCCGGCGCTACGACCGGCATTCGCATCGGCTGTTCATTTCCGAACGCCTCTCGCCGGCCGATCAGCTGCGCGAAATCGCCATGGAAGCCTGCCTCCTGCGCATGTCGGTCGCGATTGCCGCGGAGATCGAGGCGTTGAAGCTGTCGAGCAATGAGGCAAGGCGTCTGGCGCGCTTCGAGCTTGGACGTTATGCGGCTCATGCGCTGATGATGCCCTATCAGGCCTTCCTCTCGGCGGCGGAACGCGCCCGTTATGATGTGGATGTGCTGAAATCGCGCTTCGGCGTGTCCTTCGAGCAGGCGGCGAACCGGCTGACGACGCTCGGCCGGCCGGGGGCGTCGGGCGTGCCATTTTTCATGCTCGAGGTCGACCATGCAGGCAATCGTTTCCGCAAGGCGGGGGCGGTGGGCTTTCCGCAGGCCCGTTTCGGTGGCGGTTGCCCCAAGCTTGCGGTCCATGCCGCCTTTGCCCAGCCCGGGCAGGTGCTGGTGGAGGCGGTGGAAATGCCTGACGGCGCCGAGTTTCTCACGATCGCACGCACGCTGGAGGGGCCGCAGGGCGCCTTTGCCGAGCGTCCGCGCCGCACGGCACTTCTGCTGGGATGCGATCTGGGGTTTCGTGAAAGCGTGGTCTATGGCGATGCGCTGCCCGGCGCGCCTGGCAAGGCGGGCGCTGCGCCGACACATGCCCTCACTCCGGTAGGTCCGGCCTGCCGTTTGTGCGAACGGGCCGGGTGTCTGGCTCGTGCCGAGCCGCCGGTGACAAGGCCGCTCGGGCTCGACGAAATGGTGACGGGGCTGAGCGCCTTCGATTTTCAGTAG
- the aceA gene encoding isocitrate lyase codes for MTDFYNLVPGAAEGRFDGIERPYTPQDVQRLRGSVSIRHTLAEEGAKRLWKLIHEEDFVNALGALSGNQAMQMVRAGLKAIYLSGWQVAADANTASAMYPDQSLYPANAGPELAKRINRTLQRADQIETAEGNGLSVDTWFAPIVADAEAGFGGPLNAFELMKAYIEAGAAGVHFEDQLASEKKCGHLGGKVLIPTAQHIRNLDAARLAADVMGVPSLVIARTDAEAAKLLTSDIDERDQPFVDYEAGRTVEGFYRVKNGLDACIARAVAYAPHTDLIWCETSKPDLEQARKFAEGVHKAHPGKLLAYNCSPSFNWKKNLDDTTIAKFQRELGAMGYKFQFITLAGFHQLNFGMFELARGYKDRQMAAYSELQEAEFAAEANGYTATKHQREVGTGYFDAVSMAITGGQSSTTAMKESTETAQFRPAAE; via the coding sequence ATGACGGATTTTTACAACCTTGTTCCCGGCGCTGCGGAAGGCCGCTTCGATGGCATCGAGCGCCCCTACACCCCGCAGGATGTTCAGCGCCTTCGCGGCTCGGTCTCGATCCGTCACACGCTGGCAGAGGAAGGCGCAAAGCGCCTCTGGAAGCTCATACACGAGGAAGATTTCGTCAACGCGCTCGGCGCTCTCTCGGGCAATCAGGCCATGCAGATGGTCCGTGCCGGACTGAAGGCAATCTATCTCTCCGGCTGGCAGGTTGCGGCAGACGCCAACACCGCCTCGGCCATGTATCCCGACCAGTCGCTTTACCCCGCCAATGCGGGTCCCGAGCTTGCCAAGCGCATCAACCGCACGCTCCAGCGTGCCGACCAGATCGAGACGGCGGAAGGCAACGGCCTTTCGGTCGACACCTGGTTTGCACCGATCGTTGCCGATGCCGAAGCCGGTTTCGGCGGCCCGCTCAACGCGTTCGAACTGATGAAGGCCTATATCGAGGCAGGTGCGGCAGGCGTTCATTTCGAAGACCAGCTTGCATCGGAAAAGAAGTGCGGCCATCTGGGCGGCAAGGTTCTGATCCCGACGGCCCAGCACATCCGCAATCTGGATGCCGCGCGCCTTGCAGCCGACGTCATGGGCGTTCCGAGCCTCGTCATCGCCCGCACCGACGCCGAGGCCGCCAAGCTTCTGACCTCCGACATTGACGAGCGCGACCAGCCCTTCGTCGACTATGAGGCAGGCCGCACGGTGGAAGGCTTCTACCGTGTGAAGAACGGGCTCGACGCCTGCATCGCCCGCGCTGTTGCCTATGCGCCGCACACGGATCTGATCTGGTGCGAGACCTCGAAGCCGGATCTGGAGCAGGCGCGCAAATTCGCCGAGGGCGTTCACAAGGCGCATCCGGGCAAGCTGCTCGCCTACAACTGCTCGCCCTCCTTCAACTGGAAGAAGAACCTGGACGATACAACCATCGCCAAGTTCCAGCGCGAGCTTGGCGCCATGGGCTACAAGTTCCAGTTCATCACGCTGGCCGGCTTTCATCAGCTCAACTTCGGCATGTTCGAGCTGGCGCGCGGCTACAAGGACCGGCAGATGGCAGCGTATTCGGAGCTGCAGGAGGCCGAGTTTGCAGCCGAAGCCAATGGCTACACGGCGACCAAACACCAGCGCGAGGTTGGCACCGGCTATTTCGACGCTGTGTCCATGGCCATCACCGGCGGCCAGTCTTCGACCACCGCCATGAAGGAATCCACCGAAACTGCCCAGTTCCGCCCGGCGGCGGAATAA
- a CDS encoding response regulator has translation MVMPACIADPSRALVIAGSPVSRIVLSRIARQACLKVHAVDPSEASQLLSTDAGETSPGLVIIDIDAQMLVSNDVFQHIETLRRASPRHLPRVLTIVPHRHEKRTDDGPVDAQVVRPVTPETLQPVIQRLLTGVLA, from the coding sequence ATGGTTATGCCTGCCTGCATTGCCGATCCTTCCCGCGCACTGGTCATTGCCGGTTCTCCGGTTAGCCGCATTGTGCTGTCCCGCATCGCCCGCCAGGCCTGTCTTAAAGTTCACGCAGTCGACCCATCGGAAGCCAGCCAGCTTCTGTCCACCGATGCAGGTGAGACCTCGCCCGGTCTTGTAATCATCGATATCGACGCTCAGATGCTGGTTTCAAATGACGTGTTCCAACACATCGAAACGCTTAGACGTGCTTCGCCGCGCCACCTTCCACGCGTGCTCACCATTGTTCCCCACCGTCATGAAAAGCGCACCGATGACGGTCCGGTCGATGCACAGGTCGTGCGCCCGGTGACACCCGAAACACTTCAGCCCGTCATTCAGCGTCTGCTGACCGGTGTCCTTGCCTGA
- a CDS encoding glutamine synthetase family protein — MPDRKKLARRAGRGESVRTPAFLKNLRGVKDWKQATAWLEWRGIEDIECITPDQAGVARGKMMPSKKFTSNTSLALPSAVFMTTISGEYPENGGDFVYPEDDGDLKLLPDLSTLSSVPWETDPTAQVICDLVHQDGRDVAFSPRNVLKRVVAEYAKHGLKPIVAPEIEFYLVDKNPDPDYPLTPPVGRSGRPIGGGQGYSIAGVNEFDELIDDIYHFSEGQGLEIDTLIHEEGAGQLEINLRHGDPIELADQVFMFKRTIREAALKHDTYATFMAKPIQNQPGSAMHIHQSVVSLKTGQNVFSDEKGEETDTFRHFIGGLQRHIPNALIMLAPYVNSYRRLTQGTAVPVNTRWGYDNRTTAFRVPRSDPAARRVENRIPSSDANPYLALAASLACGLVGILEKNRPDAPAGTAVNQDEIELPRGLLEAVALFEGDESLKEMLGAPFISTFAAIKRAEFETFMKVISPWEREYLLLNV, encoded by the coding sequence ATGCCTGACAGGAAGAAGCTAGCCCGCCGCGCCGGCCGAGGTGAATCGGTGCGCACGCCCGCATTTTTGAAAAACCTTCGCGGTGTGAAAGACTGGAAACAGGCCACCGCCTGGCTGGAATGGCGCGGCATCGAGGACATCGAGTGTATCACGCCCGATCAGGCCGGTGTTGCCCGCGGCAAGATGATGCCGTCCAAGAAATTCACCTCCAACACGTCGCTGGCACTGCCTTCGGCCGTCTTCATGACCACCATATCCGGCGAATACCCGGAGAACGGTGGCGATTTCGTCTATCCCGAAGATGATGGCGACCTGAAGCTCCTGCCGGATCTTTCCACGCTTTCCTCGGTCCCGTGGGAGACCGATCCGACCGCGCAGGTGATCTGCGATCTGGTGCATCAGGACGGGCGCGACGTGGCCTTCAGCCCACGCAATGTGTTGAAACGCGTGGTGGCCGAATATGCAAAGCACGGCCTGAAGCCTATCGTCGCACCGGAGATCGAGTTCTATCTGGTCGACAAGAACCCTGATCCAGACTACCCGCTCACCCCACCGGTCGGGCGCTCCGGCCGCCCCATCGGCGGCGGCCAGGGCTATTCGATTGCCGGCGTCAACGAATTCGACGAGCTGATCGACGACATCTACCACTTCTCCGAAGGCCAGGGGCTCGAGATCGACACGCTGATCCATGAAGAAGGGGCCGGCCAGCTCGAGATCAATCTGCGCCATGGCGATCCGATAGAACTTGCCGATCAGGTGTTCATGTTCAAACGCACCATCCGTGAGGCGGCGCTGAAGCACGACACCTATGCCACCTTCATGGCCAAACCGATCCAGAACCAGCCGGGTTCCGCCATGCACATCCACCAGTCGGTGGTGTCGCTCAAAACCGGCCAGAACGTGTTTTCCGACGAAAAGGGCGAAGAGACGGACACGTTCCGCCATTTCATCGGCGGCTTGCAACGCCACATCCCCAACGCGCTCATCATGCTGGCCCCCTATGTGAACTCGTATCGCCGGCTCACCCAGGGCACTGCGGTTCCCGTGAACACGCGCTGGGGCTATGACAACCGCACCACGGCCTTCCGTGTGCCGCGTTCCGATCCTGCGGCAAGGCGCGTCGAAAACCGCATCCCCTCTTCCGATGCCAACCCCTATCTGGCGCTCGCGGCCTCGCTTGCATGTGGGCTTGTCGGCATTCTGGAAAAGAACAGGCCCGATGCGCCCGCCGGCACCGCCGTCAATCAGGATGAGATCGAGCTGCCGCGCGGCCTTCTGGAGGCTGTCGCCCTGTTTGAGGGCGACGAGAGCCTGAAGGAGATGCTCGGCGCGCCCTTCATCTCCACCTTCGCGGCGATCAAGCGGGCCGAGTTCGAGACCTTCATGAAGGTCATCAGCCCGTGGGAGCGCGAATACCTGCTGCTCAACGTTTAG